The proteins below come from a single Rhodanobacter sp. LX-99 genomic window:
- the ykgO gene encoding type B 50S ribosomal protein L36 encodes MKVLNSLKSAKARHRDCKIVRRRGKVFVICKSNPRFKARQR; translated from the coding sequence GTGAAGGTGCTTAACTCTTTGAAGTCCGCCAAGGCGCGGCATCGCGACTGCAAGATTGTGCGCCGTCGCGGCAAGGTGTTCGTGATCTGCAAGAGCAATCCTCGTTTCAAGGCTCGCCAGCGCTGA
- the carB gene encoding carbamoyl-phosphate synthase large subunit, translated as MPKRTDIKSILIIGAGPIVIGQACEFDYSGAQACKALKEEGYRVILVNSNPATIMTDPDTADAVYIEPINWQTVERIIAKERPDAVLPTMGGQTGLNCALDLADHGVLEKYNVELIGAKREAIRMAEDRELFRVAMGEIGLECPKAEVVRTFEQALETQAKVGFPTVIRPSFTLGGSGGGIAYNREEFEEIVKRGLELSPVGEVLVEESVLGWKEFEMEVVRDTADNCIIVCSIENLDPMGVHTGDSITVAPAQTLTDKEYQRLRDASIAVLRKIGVDTGGSNVQFGINAEDGRVVVIEMNPRVSRSSALASKATGFPIAKIAAKLAVGYTLDELKNDITGGLTPASFEPSIDYVVTKIPRFAFEKFPAADARLTTQMKSVGEVMAIGRTFHESLQKALRGLEIGKTGLNPTGLDISTADGLASLKRELREPRPDRVFHLADAFRAGLTLEEVHSLSRVDPWFLAAFEDIVLTETDVVAQGITALDEPRVRELKRLGFADARLAELLNTDEASLRHLRHTLGVRPVYKRVDSCAAEFATSTAYMYSTYEEECEAAPTERDKIIVLGGGPNRIGQGIEFDYCCVHASLALREDGYETIMVNCNPETVSTDYDTSDRLYFEPLTLEDVLEIVHVEKPKGVIVQYGGQTPLKLARALEAAGVPIIGTSPDSIDLAEDRERFQHMIEKIGLKQPPNRTARNADEALALAREIGYPLVVRPSYVLGGRAMEVVHDDADLSRYIRDAVKVSNDSPVLLDRFLDHAVEVDVDVIADAEGNVLIGGIMEHIEEAGVHSGDSSCSLPPYSLSADIQDEMRRQVSAMARELKVIGLMNTQFAIQGDTVFILEVNPRASRTVPFVSKATGVPLAKIAARVMAGRSLASLNATREVIPAYYSVKEAIFPFLKFQNVDPILGPEMRSTGEVMGVGRSFGAAFARGHEAAGIKAPMIGKAFLSVRDGDKERLLPVAREIIARGFNVVATSGTASYLAEHGVACERINKVLEGRPHIVDLIKNGEIVYIVNTTEGKQAIADSFSIRREALQHRVTYSTTVAGARALVHSLDFHSDGEVHSLQELHKELIA; from the coding sequence ATGCCTAAGCGTACCGATATCAAGAGCATCCTCATCATCGGCGCCGGCCCGATCGTGATCGGCCAGGCCTGCGAGTTCGACTATTCCGGCGCGCAGGCGTGCAAGGCGCTGAAGGAAGAGGGCTACCGGGTGATCCTGGTGAACTCCAACCCGGCCACGATCATGACCGACCCGGACACCGCCGACGCGGTGTACATCGAGCCGATCAACTGGCAGACGGTGGAACGCATCATCGCCAAGGAGCGCCCGGACGCGGTGCTGCCCACGATGGGTGGCCAAACCGGCCTGAATTGCGCGCTGGACCTCGCCGATCACGGCGTGCTGGAGAAGTACAACGTCGAGCTGATCGGCGCCAAGCGTGAAGCGATCCGCATGGCCGAGGACCGCGAACTGTTTCGCGTGGCGATGGGCGAGATCGGGCTGGAGTGCCCGAAGGCCGAGGTCGTGCGCACGTTCGAGCAGGCGCTGGAAACACAGGCCAAGGTGGGTTTTCCCACGGTCATCCGGCCCAGCTTCACGCTTGGCGGCTCCGGCGGCGGTATCGCGTACAACCGCGAGGAGTTCGAGGAGATCGTCAAGCGCGGCCTGGAACTGTCGCCGGTGGGCGAGGTACTGGTCGAGGAATCCGTGCTCGGCTGGAAGGAGTTCGAGATGGAAGTGGTCCGCGACACCGCGGACAACTGCATCATCGTGTGCTCGATCGAGAATCTCGACCCGATGGGCGTGCACACCGGCGACTCGATCACGGTGGCGCCGGCGCAGACGCTCACCGACAAGGAATACCAGCGCCTGCGCGACGCCTCGATCGCCGTGTTGCGCAAGATCGGCGTGGACACCGGCGGCTCCAACGTGCAGTTCGGCATCAACGCCGAGGACGGCCGCGTGGTAGTGATCGAGATGAACCCGCGCGTGTCGCGCTCGTCGGCGCTGGCATCGAAGGCCACCGGTTTTCCGATCGCCAAGATCGCCGCCAAGCTGGCGGTCGGCTACACCCTGGACGAGCTGAAAAACGACATCACCGGCGGCCTCACGCCGGCGTCGTTCGAGCCGTCGATCGACTACGTGGTCACCAAGATCCCGCGTTTCGCGTTCGAGAAATTTCCCGCCGCCGACGCGCGCCTGACTACCCAGATGAAGTCGGTGGGCGAGGTGATGGCGATCGGCCGCACGTTCCACGAGTCGCTGCAGAAGGCGCTGCGCGGACTGGAGATCGGCAAGACCGGGCTCAACCCGACCGGGCTGGACATCAGCACGGCGGACGGCCTGGCTTCGCTCAAGCGCGAGTTGCGCGAACCGCGCCCCGATCGCGTCTTCCATCTCGCCGACGCGTTCCGCGCCGGCCTGACGCTGGAGGAGGTGCACAGCCTCAGCCGGGTCGATCCGTGGTTCCTCGCGGCGTTCGAGGACATCGTGCTGACCGAGACGGATGTCGTGGCGCAAGGCATCACCGCGCTCGACGAACCGCGCGTGCGCGAACTCAAGCGGCTCGGCTTTGCCGATGCTCGCCTGGCCGAACTGCTCAATACCGACGAAGCCTCGTTGCGCCACCTGCGCCATACGCTGGGCGTGCGCCCGGTGTACAAGCGGGTGGATTCCTGCGCGGCCGAGTTCGCCACCAGCACCGCCTACATGTATTCGACCTACGAGGAAGAGTGCGAGGCGGCGCCGACCGAGCGCGACAAGATCATCGTGCTCGGCGGCGGCCCGAACCGGATCGGGCAGGGCATCGAGTTCGACTATTGCTGCGTGCACGCGTCGCTGGCGCTGCGCGAGGATGGCTACGAGACCATCATGGTCAACTGCAACCCGGAAACCGTCTCCACCGATTACGACACTTCCGACCGCTTGTACTTCGAGCCGCTGACGCTGGAGGACGTGCTGGAAATCGTCCACGTCGAGAAGCCGAAGGGCGTGATCGTGCAGTACGGCGGGCAGACTCCGCTGAAGCTGGCGCGCGCGCTGGAAGCGGCCGGCGTGCCGATCATCGGCACCAGCCCCGACTCGATCGACCTGGCCGAGGACCGCGAGCGCTTCCAGCACATGATCGAGAAGATCGGCCTGAAGCAGCCGCCGAACCGCACCGCGCGCAACGCCGATGAGGCCTTGGCGCTGGCCCGCGAGATCGGCTACCCGCTGGTGGTGCGGCCGAGCTACGTGCTCGGCGGCCGCGCGATGGAAGTGGTGCACGACGACGCCGACCTGTCGCGCTACATCCGCGATGCGGTGAAGGTGTCGAACGATTCGCCGGTGCTGCTGGACCGCTTCCTCGACCACGCGGTCGAGGTCGACGTGGACGTGATCGCCGACGCCGAGGGCAACGTGCTGATCGGCGGCATCATGGAACATATCGAGGAGGCCGGCGTGCATTCGGGCGATTCGTCCTGCTCGCTGCCGCCGTATTCGCTGAGCGCGGACATCCAGGACGAAATGCGTCGCCAGGTCAGCGCAATGGCGAGGGAACTGAAGGTGATCGGCCTGATGAACACCCAGTTCGCGATTCAGGGCGACACGGTATTCATCCTGGAAGTGAACCCGCGTGCCTCGCGCACGGTGCCGTTCGTGTCCAAAGCCACCGGCGTGCCGCTGGCCAAGATCGCCGCGCGCGTCATGGCCGGTCGTTCGCTGGCCAGCCTGAACGCGACGCGCGAGGTGATCCCGGCGTACTACTCGGTGAAGGAGGCGATCTTCCCGTTCCTGAAATTCCAGAACGTCGATCCGATCCTCGGCCCCGAGATGCGCTCGACCGGTGAAGTGATGGGCGTGGGCCGCAGTTTCGGCGCGGCCTTCGCGCGTGGCCACGAAGCGGCCGGCATCAAGGCACCGATGATCGGCAAGGCATTCCTGTCGGTACGCGATGGCGACAAGGAACGCCTGTTGCCGGTGGCCAGGGAAATCATCGCGCGCGGTTTCAACGTAGTGGCGACCTCCGGTACCGCCAGCTACCTGGCCGAGCACGGCGTGGCCTGCGAGCGGATCAACAAGGTGCTCGAAGGCCGCCCGCACATCGTCGATCTGATCAAGAACGGCGAGATCGTCTACATCGTCAACACCACCGAGGGCAAGCAGGCGATCGCCGACTCGTTCTCGATACGGCGCGAGGCACTGCAGCACCGCGTCACGTATTCCACTACCGTGGCAGGCGCCCGTGCGCTCGTGCATTCGCTGGATTTCCACAGCGATGGCGAGGTGCACAGCCTGCAGGAACTGCACAAGGAGCTCATCGCATGA
- the carA gene encoding glutamine-hydrolyzing carbamoyl-phosphate synthase small subunit has translation MPIPALLALEDGSVFHGHAAGAVGETVGEVVFNTAMTGYQEILTDPSYSRQIVTLTYPHIGNTGINAEDVESTAVHAAGLIVRDVPRRASSWRSTESLPDYLKRHGTVAIAGIDTRRLTRILRDKGALAGCIMAGEQVDTEAALAKARAFPGLNGMDLAKVVSTAKPYVWNQGVYDLDRTAFNQPAARFKVVAYDFGTKLNILRLLAEQGCEVTVVPAQTPADEVLAMQPDGVFLSNGPGDPAACDYAIAATGQFLDAKIPLFGICLGHQLMGLALGGKTLKMKFGHHGANHPVKDLDDGRVLITSQNHGFAVDPATLPANVRVTHTSLFDGSLQGFALTDRPAFCFQGHPEASPGPLDIGYLFKRFAALMQEARTHA, from the coding sequence ATGCCTATTCCTGCCCTGCTGGCCCTCGAAGACGGCAGCGTGTTCCATGGTCACGCCGCCGGCGCCGTTGGCGAAACCGTTGGCGAGGTGGTTTTCAACACCGCCATGACCGGTTACCAGGAGATCCTCACCGATCCTTCCTACTCGCGCCAGATCGTCACGCTGACCTATCCGCATATCGGCAACACCGGGATCAACGCCGAGGATGTCGAATCCACCGCCGTGCACGCTGCCGGCCTGATCGTGCGTGATGTGCCGCGCCGGGCCAGCAGCTGGCGCAGCACTGAAAGCCTGCCGGATTACCTGAAGCGCCACGGCACCGTGGCGATCGCCGGCATCGACACCCGTCGGCTGACCCGCATCCTGCGCGACAAGGGCGCGCTGGCCGGCTGCATCATGGCCGGCGAGCAGGTCGATACCGAAGCCGCGCTGGCCAAGGCGCGCGCGTTCCCCGGCCTGAACGGGATGGATCTGGCCAAGGTGGTCAGCACCGCCAAGCCGTATGTGTGGAATCAGGGCGTGTACGACCTCGACCGCACCGCGTTCAATCAGCCCGCGGCGCGTTTCAAGGTGGTCGCCTACGACTTCGGCACCAAGCTCAACATCCTGCGCCTGCTCGCCGAGCAGGGCTGCGAGGTCACCGTGGTGCCGGCGCAGACGCCTGCCGACGAGGTGCTGGCGATGCAGCCCGATGGCGTGTTCCTGTCCAACGGCCCCGGCGATCCGGCAGCCTGCGATTACGCCATCGCGGCGACCGGGCAATTCCTCGACGCGAAGATCCCGCTGTTCGGCATCTGCCTCGGCCATCAGCTGATGGGCCTGGCGCTGGGCGGCAAGACGCTGAAGATGAAGTTCGGCCACCACGGGGCGAATCACCCGGTCAAGGACCTGGACGACGGCCGCGTGCTGATCACCTCGCAGAACCACGGCTTCGCGGTGGACCCGGCCACGTTGCCGGCGAACGTGCGAGTCACGCATACCTCGCTGTTCGACGGTTCGCTGCAGGGTTTCGCGCTGACCGACCGCCCGGCGTTCTGCTTCCAGGGCCATCCCGAGGCGAGTCCGGGCCCACTCGACATCGGCTATCTGTTCAAACGTTTCGCCGCACTGATGCAGGAGGCCCGCACGCATGCCTAA
- the dnaK gene encoding molecular chaperone DnaK, protein MGKIIGIDLGTTNSCVSVMDGSTTKVIENSEGDRTTPSIVAFTKDGEVLVGASAKRQSVTNPKNTFYAVKRLIGRKFTDAEVQKDLHIVPYGVIAHDNGDAWVQTSDGKKMAPQEISAKVLMKMKKTAEDYLGETITEAVITVPAYFNDSQRQATKDAGKIAGLEVKRIINEPTAAALAYGLDKKGGDRKIAVYDLGGGTFDVSIIEIAEVDGEKQFEVLATNGDTFLGGEDFDMRVIDYLVDEFNKEQGIDLRKDPLALQRLKDAAERAKIELSSNHQTDVNLPYVTADASGPKHLNIKLTRAKLEALVEDLIKRTIEPCRTALNDAGLRVSDINDVILVGGQTRMPKVQEAVKDFFGKEPRKDVNPDEAVAVGAAIQGGVLGGSVKDVLLLDVTPLSLGIETMGGVMTKLIEKNTTVPTKASQTFSTADDNQTAVTVHVLQGERERASANKSLGKFDLQGIDPAPRGMPQIEVTFDIDANGILHVSAKDKKTGKEQKIEIKAGSGLSEEEIQRMVADAEANKEEDKKFHELVATRNKADQLVHATRSALKEHGGKVPADQLSSIEGALSDLEKVKDGDDKAAIEAKVEKLEQVAQALYAAAQGGGPADAGAQSAPGGSAQPDDVVDAEFTEVKDDKK, encoded by the coding sequence CAAGATCATCGGCATCGACCTGGGCACGACCAACTCCTGCGTGTCCGTGATGGACGGCAGCACGACCAAGGTCATCGAGAACTCGGAAGGCGACCGTACCACGCCGTCCATCGTCGCCTTCACCAAGGACGGCGAAGTACTGGTGGGCGCTTCGGCCAAGCGCCAGAGCGTGACCAATCCGAAGAACACCTTCTACGCGGTGAAGCGCCTGATCGGCCGCAAGTTCACCGACGCCGAAGTGCAGAAAGACCTGCACATCGTCCCCTATGGCGTCATCGCGCACGATAACGGCGACGCCTGGGTGCAGACCTCCGACGGCAAGAAGATGGCGCCGCAGGAAATCTCCGCCAAAGTGCTGATGAAGATGAAGAAGACCGCCGAGGATTACCTCGGCGAGACGATCACCGAAGCGGTGATCACGGTGCCCGCGTACTTCAACGACAGCCAGCGCCAGGCGACCAAGGACGCCGGCAAGATCGCCGGCCTGGAAGTGAAGCGCATCATCAACGAGCCGACCGCGGCCGCGCTGGCCTACGGCCTGGACAAGAAGGGCGGCGACCGCAAGATCGCGGTGTACGACCTCGGCGGCGGCACCTTCGACGTGTCGATCATCGAGATCGCCGAAGTCGACGGCGAGAAGCAGTTCGAAGTGCTGGCCACCAACGGCGACACCTTCCTCGGCGGCGAGGACTTCGACATGCGCGTCATCGACTACCTCGTCGACGAGTTCAACAAGGAGCAGGGCATCGACCTGCGCAAGGACCCGCTCGCGCTGCAGCGCCTGAAGGACGCCGCCGAGCGCGCCAAGATCGAGCTGTCCTCGAACCACCAGACCGACGTGAACCTGCCGTACGTGACGGCCGATGCGTCCGGTCCGAAGCACCTCAACATCAAGCTGACCCGGGCCAAGCTCGAGGCGCTGGTGGAAGACCTGATCAAGCGCACCATCGAGCCGTGCCGTACGGCGCTGAACGATGCCGGCCTGCGCGTATCCGACATCAACGACGTGATCCTGGTCGGCGGCCAGACCCGCATGCCGAAGGTGCAGGAAGCGGTGAAGGACTTCTTCGGCAAGGAGCCGCGCAAGGACGTCAACCCGGACGAGGCCGTCGCCGTGGGCGCAGCGATCCAGGGCGGCGTGCTCGGCGGTTCGGTCAAGGACGTGCTGCTGCTCGACGTCACCCCGCTGTCGCTCGGCATCGAGACGATGGGCGGCGTGATGACCAAGCTGATCGAGAAGAACACCACGGTGCCGACCAAGGCCTCGCAGACCTTCTCGACCGCCGACGACAACCAGACCGCGGTGACCGTGCACGTGCTGCAGGGCGAGCGCGAGCGCGCCAGCGCGAACAAGTCGCTGGGCAAGTTCGACCTGCAGGGCATCGACCCGGCGCCGCGCGGCATGCCGCAGATCGAGGTCACCTTCGACATCGACGCCAACGGCATCCTGCACGTGTCGGCCAAGGACAAGAAGACCGGCAAGGAACAGAAGATCGAGATCAAGGCCGGCTCGGGCCTGTCCGAGGAAGAGATCCAGCGGATGGTCGCCGACGCCGAGGCGAACAAGGAAGAGGACAAGAAGTTCCACGAGCTCGTCGCCACGCGCAACAAGGCCGATCAGCTGGTGCACGCGACCCGCAGCGCGCTGAAGGAGCACGGCGGCAAGGTGCCGGCCGATCAGCTCAGCAGCATCGAGGGCGCGCTGTCCGATCTGGAGAAGGTCAAGGACGGCGACGACAAGGCGGCGATCGAGGCCAAGGTGGAGAAACTGGAGCAGGTGGCGCAAGCGCTTTACGCCGCCGCACAGGGTGGTGGCCCGGCCGATGCCGGCGCACAATCCGCACCGGGCGGCTCGGCCCAGCCCGACGACGTGGTCGACGCCGAGTTCACCGAAGTGAAGGACGACAAGAAGTAA
- the dnaJ gene encoding molecular chaperone DnaJ, whose translation MSKRDYYEVLGVERSVGEAELKKSFRRLAMKYHPDRCPDDPTAQDKFKEAKEAYEVLSDASKRAMYDQHGHAAFENGMGGRGGAGFGDVGDIFGDIFGDIFGRSGSGRGRPRRGADLRYIMELDLEEAVFGVSRQIEVPTQVNCHHCNGSGSEDGKVSKCKTCNGHGQVRMQNGIFSIQQSCPHCGGSGQAIEKPCRKCHGEGRIEETRTLSVQIPEGVDNGDRIRLTGQGEAGPAGAPAGDLYVEVHVREHAIFQRDGNDLYCELPIRFSQAALGAELPVPTLEGEVPVSIPPETQTGTQFRLRGRGVKSVRSSRHGDLICRVVVETPVRLTKQQRELLESLEATFDSSDAGKHTPRAKGWVDGVKKFWSRVTA comes from the coding sequence ATGAGCAAGCGTGACTACTACGAGGTGCTGGGCGTCGAGCGCAGCGTCGGCGAAGCCGAACTGAAGAAATCCTTCCGCCGGCTGGCGATGAAATACCATCCGGACCGCTGCCCGGACGATCCCACGGCACAGGACAAGTTCAAGGAGGCCAAGGAGGCCTACGAAGTACTGTCCGATGCCTCGAAGCGCGCGATGTACGACCAGCACGGCCACGCCGCCTTCGAGAACGGCATGGGCGGCCGCGGCGGTGCCGGTTTCGGCGACGTCGGCGACATCTTCGGTGACATTTTCGGCGACATCTTCGGCCGCAGTGGCAGCGGGCGCGGCCGGCCGCGGCGCGGCGCCGACCTGCGCTACATCATGGAGCTGGACCTGGAGGAAGCCGTGTTCGGCGTCAGCCGGCAGATCGAGGTGCCGACCCAGGTCAACTGCCACCACTGCAACGGCAGCGGCTCGGAGGACGGCAAGGTCAGCAAGTGCAAGACCTGCAACGGCCACGGCCAGGTGCGCATGCAGAACGGCATCTTCTCGATCCAGCAGTCCTGCCCGCACTGTGGCGGCAGCGGCCAGGCGATCGAGAAGCCGTGCAGGAAATGCCACGGTGAAGGCCGCATCGAGGAAACCCGCACGCTGTCCGTGCAAATCCCCGAGGGTGTCGACAACGGCGACCGCATCCGCCTGACCGGGCAGGGCGAGGCGGGCCCGGCCGGTGCGCCGGCCGGCGACCTGTACGTGGAAGTGCACGTGCGCGAGCACGCGATCTTCCAGCGCGACGGCAACGACCTTTACTGCGAATTGCCGATCCGCTTCTCGCAGGCGGCGCTGGGCGCCGAACTGCCGGTGCCGACGCTGGAAGGCGAAGTGCCGGTCAGCATTCCGCCGGAGACACAGACCGGCACCCAGTTCCGCCTGCGCGGCCGTGGCGTCAAGTCGGTGCGCAGCAGTCGCCACGGCGACCTGATCTGCCGCGTGGTGGTGGAGACGCCGGTGCGATTGACCAAGCAGCAGCGAGAATTGCTGGAGTCGCTGGAGGCCACCTTCGACAGCAGCGACGCAGGCAAGCACACCCCGCGCGCCAAGGGCTGGGTCGACGGCGTGAAGAAATTCTGGTCGCGGGTCACCGCGTAA
- the dapB gene encoding 4-hydroxy-tetrahydrodipicolinate reductase has protein sequence MTRPLRLALSGASGRMGHALLSLLGDDARFELVHAVVAPGSPHDGQPVSACTTGSLRYAHDWTQAPPIDVIVDFSSPAALALALDHCLAHGTALVSGTTGVDAALEARLADAGQRIAILRAANFSLGVAVLARLLREAAAALPDWDLEIVEAHHGRKQDAPSGTALALGQAAAAARNTTLEATAVYGREGHTGERINGSIGFAVVRGGDIVGEHSAMLVGPGERLELVHRATDRSIFARGALHAAHWLAGRAPGQWQLDDVIATLR, from the coding sequence ATGACCCGACCCCTTCGCCTCGCCCTCAGCGGCGCCTCCGGCCGCATGGGCCATGCGTTGCTGAGCCTGCTCGGCGATGACGCCCGCTTCGAACTGGTGCATGCGGTGGTGGCGCCGGGTTCGCCCCACGATGGCCAGCCGGTGTCAGCCTGCACCACGGGTTCATTGCGGTACGCGCACGACTGGACACAGGCGCCGCCGATCGACGTCATCGTCGACTTCAGCAGCCCGGCCGCGCTGGCGCTGGCGCTCGATCATTGCCTGGCGCACGGCACGGCCCTGGTCAGCGGCACCACCGGTGTGGACGCCGCGCTGGAAGCGCGCCTGGCCGATGCAGGTCAGCGCATCGCGATCCTGCGCGCCGCCAACTTCAGCCTCGGCGTGGCGGTGCTGGCGCGCCTGCTGCGCGAGGCGGCGGCGGCGCTGCCGGACTGGGACCTGGAAATCGTCGAGGCGCATCACGGCCGCAAGCAGGACGCGCCGTCCGGCACCGCGCTAGCGCTTGGCCAGGCGGCAGCGGCGGCACGCAACACCACGCTGGAAGCAACAGCGGTCTACGGCCGGGAAGGCCACACCGGCGAGCGGATCAACGGCAGCATCGGCTTCGCCGTGGTGCGCGGCGGCGACATCGTGGGCGAACACAGCGCCATGCTGGTCGGGCCGGGTGAACGACTGGAACTCGTGCATCGCGCCACCGACCGCTCGATCTTTGCGCGTGGCGCCTTGCACGCGGCGCATTGGCTGGCGGGTCGTGCGCCGGGGCAGTGGCAGCTGGACGACGTGATCGCGACGCTGCGCTGA
- a CDS encoding 2OG-Fe(II) oxygenase, giving the protein MSAAVLLDPARLDRPDTTVQHQPFPFMVAHGQLPDEVRGDLDRDFPRYTSAGFFPYDPADCGPSVNALIENMTSPAFAGAIGQRLGIDNLGQYPTLVTLCRLLNKRHGTIHTDSKSKVATALIYLNTRWPDTSDGCLRFLHKIDDIDSIAAPELAPLYGEFAVFKRCENSFHGHLPYEGERRVIQVAWLISEEEKLRKTKRGNFSRTFKKLFGRFDTRLGAGRDRNASHRD; this is encoded by the coding sequence ATGAGTGCTGCTGTCCTGCTCGATCCCGCCCGTCTCGATCGCCCGGATACCACGGTGCAGCACCAACCCTTTCCGTTCATGGTCGCGCATGGCCAGCTGCCGGATGAGGTGCGTGGCGACCTGGATCGCGATTTTCCGCGCTATACCAGCGCCGGCTTCTTTCCCTACGACCCGGCCGATTGCGGCCCGAGCGTCAATGCGCTGATCGAGAACATGACTTCGCCGGCATTTGCCGGCGCGATCGGCCAGCGGTTGGGCATCGACAATCTCGGCCAGTACCCGACCCTGGTGACCCTGTGCCGCCTGCTCAACAAACGCCACGGCACCATCCATACCGACAGCAAGTCCAAGGTAGCCACCGCGCTGATCTACCTGAATACGCGGTGGCCGGACACCAGCGATGGCTGCCTGCGCTTCCTGCACAAGATCGACGACATCGACAGCATCGCCGCCCCGGAGTTGGCGCCGCTCTACGGCGAGTTCGCCGTATTCAAGCGCTGCGAGAACTCCTTCCACGGCCATCTTCCCTACGAGGGTGAGCGGCGGGTGATCCAGGTCGCCTGGCTGATCAGCGAGGAAGAGAAACTGCGCAAGACGAAGCGTGGAAACTTCTCACGCACGTTCAAGAAATTGTTCGGCCGCTTCGATACCCGACTGGGCGCGGGCCGCGATCGCAACGCCTCGCACCGCGACTGA
- the greA gene encoding transcription elongation factor GreA, which produces MSRPPITKTGAERLRAELERLKSADRPRIIAAIAEARAHGDLKENAEYHAARELQSFTEGRIAQLEGLLSTAEVIDVARLKPGNRIVFGATVDLEDEDSGVAVTYQIVGDLEADIKQRLIAVSSPIARALIGKSAGDSFEFTAPNGVKHYEIIDVRYS; this is translated from the coding sequence ATGAGTCGCCCCCCCATCACCAAGACCGGCGCAGAGCGTTTGCGCGCGGAACTGGAACGGCTGAAGTCCGCCGACCGCCCGCGCATCATCGCGGCGATTGCCGAAGCGCGCGCACACGGTGATCTCAAGGAGAACGCGGAATACCACGCCGCCCGCGAACTGCAGAGTTTCACCGAAGGCCGCATTGCCCAACTGGAGGGCTTGCTGTCGACCGCCGAGGTGATCGATGTCGCCCGGCTGAAACCGGGCAACCGCATAGTGTTCGGCGCCACCGTGGACCTGGAGGACGAGGATTCCGGCGTGGCAGTGACCTATCAGATCGTCGGCGACCTGGAAGCGGACATCAAGCAGCGATTGATCGCGGTGTCCTCGCCGATCGCCCGCGCACTGATCGGCAAGAGTGCCGGCGACAGCTTCGAATTCACCGCACCGAACGGCGTCAAGCACTACGAAATCATCGACGTCCGTTACTCGTGA
- a CDS encoding LysR substrate-binding domain-containing protein encodes MFDLRQLRYFVAVAEELSFTRAALRLHLSQPPLSQQIQSLEQDLGVRLLERTKRSVALTEPGRIFLEQARQILAKVDEARSQVVAAAAGYSGQLRLAYTVSVSFHPAMPQALLRFGQIAPNVRLQLSEMYTEPQFAALLAGQIDVGFVRDEPAHEQDARGLRLSMIDREPLLLALPAGHPMASRDSLRLAEVAGDAFVSQPRELASTLYDRLVKLATRAGFQPSITQHAQQINGLLALVAAGLGLALVPASMRTVRLAGVCYVPLEDPDAYLLLAVACRADDHSPALQQFLATVAETAVAPGL; translated from the coding sequence ATGTTTGATCTTCGCCAATTGCGCTATTTCGTTGCCGTCGCCGAGGAGCTCAGCTTCACCCGGGCGGCGCTGCGCCTGCACCTTTCCCAGCCGCCGCTGTCGCAGCAGATCCAGTCGCTGGAACAGGATCTGGGGGTGCGCCTGCTGGAGCGCACCAAGCGCAGCGTGGCGCTGACCGAGCCGGGCCGGATTTTCCTGGAGCAGGCCCGGCAGATTCTGGCCAAGGTCGACGAAGCACGCAGCCAGGTAGTGGCTGCGGCGGCAGGTTACAGCGGCCAGTTGCGGCTGGCCTATACCGTCTCGGTCTCGTTCCATCCGGCCATGCCGCAGGCCTTGCTGCGTTTTGGCCAGATCGCGCCCAACGTGCGCCTGCAACTCAGCGAGATGTATACCGAACCGCAGTTCGCCGCCCTGCTCGCCGGCCAGATCGACGTCGGCTTTGTTCGCGATGAGCCAGCGCATGAACAGGACGCGCGCGGCCTGCGGCTGAGCATGATCGATCGCGAGCCCTTGCTGCTCGCCCTGCCCGCCGGCCATCCCATGGCCAGCCGCGACAGCCTGCGCCTGGCCGAGGTGGCCGGCGATGCCTTCGTGTCGCAACCGCGCGAACTGGCTTCCACGCTGTACGACCGGCTGGTGAAACTGGCGACGCGGGCCGGCTTCCAGCCATCGATCACCCAGCACGCACAACAGATCAACGGCTTGCTCGCCCTGGTTGCCGCCGGCTTGGGGTTGGCCCTGGTGCCGGCCAGCATGCGTACCGTGCGCCTGGCCGGGGTCTGCTACGTGCCGCTGGAAGATCCCGATGCCTACCTGCTGCTGGCCGTGGCCTGTCGGGCCGACGACCATTCCCCGGCCCTGCAGCAATTCCTGGCCACGGTGGCGGAAACGGCCGTTGCACCGGGCTTGTGA